The following proteins are co-located in the Labrys monachus genome:
- a CDS encoding ABC transporter ATP-binding protein yields the protein MAFLEISTLKKSFGANQVVKHFDLKVERGEFITLLGPSGCGKTTVLRMVAGFEMPTSGSISMDGKDVTALAPNQRNVGMVFQAYALFPNMTIAENIGFGLKIAKRPASEIAARVKQMLDMIKLPQIADRYPFQLSGGQQQRVALARAIAVQPKILLLDEPLSALDAKIRVSLRDEIRVLQQQLGITTLFVTHDQEEALSMSDRIVVMSEGRMEQVGTPFEIYNFPKTRFVSSFVGTLNFLTGKVVDAAAGRILVDGQEVITNRGLEGASNGDTRSLALRPEAVTLGQGGENRNTLHGKIELVSFLGSIVRIRVRFDKNLVTLDTFNTSSAKPPQMGEEVTVSFGHDDLQPLEEAVKVAA from the coding sequence AAGCATTTCGACCTGAAGGTCGAGCGGGGCGAGTTCATCACCCTCCTCGGCCCCTCGGGCTGCGGCAAGACGACTGTGCTGCGCATGGTGGCCGGATTCGAAATGCCGACATCCGGGTCCATCAGCATGGACGGCAAGGATGTTACGGCGCTCGCGCCGAACCAGCGCAATGTCGGCATGGTGTTCCAGGCCTATGCGCTGTTCCCCAACATGACGATCGCCGAGAATATCGGCTTCGGCCTGAAGATCGCCAAGCGGCCCGCCTCGGAAATCGCCGCCCGGGTCAAGCAGATGCTCGACATGATCAAGCTGCCGCAGATCGCGGATCGCTATCCCTTCCAGCTTTCGGGCGGCCAGCAGCAGCGTGTCGCACTGGCGCGGGCGATCGCGGTGCAGCCCAAGATCCTGCTTCTCGACGAGCCGCTTTCGGCGCTCGACGCCAAGATCCGCGTCTCGCTGCGCGACGAAATCCGCGTGCTGCAGCAGCAGCTCGGCATCACCACCCTGTTCGTGACCCATGACCAGGAAGAGGCGCTGTCGATGTCAGACCGCATCGTCGTGATGAGCGAGGGACGCATGGAACAGGTCGGCACGCCCTTCGAGATCTATAATTTCCCGAAGACGCGCTTCGTATCCTCCTTCGTCGGCACGCTCAATTTCCTCACCGGCAAGGTCGTCGATGCCGCCGCCGGCCGCATTCTGGTCGATGGCCAGGAAGTGATCACCAATCGCGGCCTGGAGGGCGCCAGCAACGGCGATACCCGTTCCCTGGCCCTGAGGCCGGAGGCGGTGACGCTCGGCCAGGGTGGTGAAAACCGCAATACGCTGCACGGCAAAATCGAACTCGTCAGCTTCCTCGGTTCGATCGTGCGCATTCGCGTGCGTTTTGACAAGAACCTGGTGACGCTCGATACGTTCAACACTTCGAGTGCGAAGCCACCCCAGATGGGAGAGGAAGTCACGGTCTCCTTCGGCCACGACGATCTGCAGCCTCTGGAAGAGGCCGTGAAGGTCGCGGCCTAG
- a CDS encoding creatininase family protein, with product MPNASSLPRRHWLDMTTEEFRTSDTASWIAVLPVAAIEQHGPHLPVGTDALIMQGYLDRTLSHIPADIPATFLPVQTIGKSNEHLEFPGTLSLSAETAIRAWVEIGESVHRAGVRKLLIVNSHGGNASVMDIVARELRVRHGMLAAFTSWSLFGYPAETFGVDEMRLGIHAGEIETALMLEFRPDLVHMDKAADFRPVTYEMEASFRHLRTGRPGGFGWMAQDLHPEGAAGDASKATPDHGAVSARFGAAALVELLRDLRDFDMSRLKDGPLKAGHDRGRAPV from the coding sequence ATGCCCAACGCTTCCTCGCTTCCCCGCCGCCACTGGCTCGACATGACGACGGAAGAGTTCCGCACGTCCGATACCGCCTCCTGGATCGCCGTTCTGCCCGTCGCCGCGATCGAGCAGCATGGACCGCATTTGCCGGTCGGCACCGACGCCCTCATCATGCAGGGCTATCTCGACCGCACGCTGTCGCACATCCCCGCCGATATCCCGGCGACCTTCCTGCCGGTCCAGACCATCGGCAAGTCGAACGAGCACCTGGAATTCCCCGGCACGCTCAGCCTCTCGGCCGAGACGGCGATCCGCGCATGGGTGGAGATCGGCGAAAGCGTGCACCGCGCCGGGGTCAGGAAGCTGCTGATCGTCAATTCGCATGGCGGCAACGCCAGCGTGATGGATATCGTCGCGCGGGAATTGCGGGTGCGCCACGGCATGCTGGCCGCCTTCACCTCCTGGAGCCTGTTCGGCTATCCCGCCGAGACCTTCGGCGTCGACGAGATGCGGCTGGGCATCCATGCCGGCGAGATCGAGACCGCCCTCATGCTCGAATTCCGCCCGGATCTCGTCCATATGGACAAGGCCGCCGATTTCCGACCGGTGACCTACGAGATGGAAGCGAGCTTCCGGCATCTGCGCACCGGCCGCCCGGGCGGGTTCGGCTGGATGGCGCAGGACCTCCATCCCGAAGGCGCCGCAGGCGACGCCTCGAAGGCGACGCCGGACCACGGCGCCGTGTCGGCCCGCTTCGGCGCGGCGGCGCTGGTCGAATTGCTGCGCGACCTCAGGGATTTCGACATGTCCCGCCTGAAGGACGGGCCGCTGAAGGCGGGGCACGACCGGGGCCGGGCACCCGTTTGA
- a CDS encoding YdcH family protein → MPVQPHLVELERKHHALEVELTTALAHPSSDDLKIAELKRKKLILKDEIEKLKSTGTVH, encoded by the coding sequence ATGCCTGTGCAACCGCATTTGGTCGAACTGGAGCGTAAGCATCACGCCCTTGAAGTCGAACTTACGACCGCGCTGGCCCATCCCTCCTCGGATGACCTCAAGATCGCGGAGCTCAAGCGCAAGAAACTCATTCTCAAGGACGAGATCGAGAAACTGAAAAGCACCGGAACGGTGCACTGA
- a CDS encoding YdcH family protein, translating into MVAELARLRQEHRDLDAAISALELIGAPDRLQLQRLKKRKLSLKDRISFIEDTLTPDIIA; encoded by the coding sequence ATGGTTGCCGAATTGGCACGGCTGCGCCAGGAGCATCGTGATCTCGATGCCGCGATTTCGGCCCTGGAACTGATCGGCGCGCCCGACCGGCTGCAATTGCAGAGGCTGAAGAAGCGCAAGCTGAGCCTGAAGGACCGCATCTCCTTCATCGAGGATACGCTGACGCCCGACATCATCGCCTGA
- the gcvA gene encoding transcriptional regulator GcvA: MSRSGIGLGALWTFAVAARHLSFARAATELDVTPAAVSSQIRAFEERLGTRLFFRTSRTMQLTRAGEELLASTGAALRTIDEALRRAAGTTHRETLAVSSGSSFAAKWLVPRLPKFRQKFPDIDMRIDISDTLADFRRDEIDVGIRFGNGAYPGLRSDRLFVEDVFPICSPKLLEGPRPLREPDDLRHFTLIHLDWHAQDDIWPDWRMWLLAAKADKPDPTRGLHFSQSIMALQAAVDGQGVALGNTSLVGDDLAAGRLIRPFDPALKIASDFAYYLVAPRARADKPMIKAFREWMLAEIAQGGVETAAG; the protein is encoded by the coding sequence ATGAGCAGATCCGGCATCGGGCTCGGCGCCCTCTGGACTTTCGCGGTCGCCGCCCGCCATCTGAGCTTTGCCCGCGCCGCGACCGAGCTCGACGTCACGCCCGCGGCCGTCAGCAGCCAGATCCGCGCCTTCGAGGAGCGGCTTGGCACGCGCCTGTTCTTTCGCACCAGCCGGACGATGCAACTGACCCGGGCCGGCGAGGAACTGCTCGCCTCCACCGGCGCGGCGCTGCGCACCATCGACGAGGCGCTCCGGCGTGCCGCGGGGACGACGCATCGCGAGACGCTCGCGGTCTCCTCCGGTTCCTCCTTCGCGGCCAAATGGCTGGTGCCCCGCCTGCCGAAGTTCCGGCAGAAATTCCCCGATATCGACATGCGCATCGACATTTCCGACACGCTCGCCGATTTCCGCCGGGACGAGATCGATGTCGGCATCCGCTTCGGCAACGGCGCCTATCCGGGCCTGCGCTCGGACCGCCTGTTCGTCGAGGACGTGTTTCCGATCTGCAGCCCCAAGCTGCTGGAGGGACCGCGGCCCCTGCGCGAGCCGGACGACCTGCGCCATTTCACGCTGATCCATCTCGACTGGCACGCCCAGGACGACATCTGGCCGGACTGGCGCATGTGGCTGCTGGCGGCCAAGGCCGACAAGCCGGACCCGACCCGCGGCCTCCATTTCAGCCAGTCGATCATGGCCCTGCAGGCGGCGGTCGACGGCCAGGGCGTCGCCCTCGGCAACACCAGCCTCGTGGGCGATGACCTCGCCGCCGGCCGCCTCATCCGGCCGTTCGACCCCGCTTTGAAGATCGCGTCCGATTTCGCCTATTATCTCGTCGCGCCCAGGGCCCGGGCCGACAAGCCGATGATCAAGGCGTTCCGCGAATGGATGCTGGCCGAGATCGCGCAGGGAGGCGTCGAGACGGCCGCCGGCTGA
- a CDS encoding DMT family transporter, giving the protein MHVAYFVLLGAFWGLSPSFYKVLGPDGMPISHIIVLAGLGVGAGLAVCGRVSLRRSLADRRLLLYGLGCGGLLNAPFALQIMFAAHIPAAVLAIVFSTAPFCNYVLALATGRDRLQPHRVLALLAGLASSVVLVVTRDHAEGGGFSLWTLAAFSCPVLFAVYNWFTAHRWPPHVSVYQAGMAESFASALFALPVLLIAAPPWAMALPSLSSYGLVGFLAVMWVAERIVYYTLIRDRGPVYTAQSIYVAAPAGVLYGMAFFQERPDIWLWISLVLVISALWLNNARPGAKPARADGASPGPGRPASAGGAGAGVTEAEVSPSA; this is encoded by the coding sequence GTGCATGTGGCGTATTTCGTGTTGCTCGGCGCCTTCTGGGGCCTGTCGCCGTCCTTCTACAAGGTGCTGGGGCCGGACGGCATGCCGATCAGCCACATCATCGTGCTGGCGGGCCTCGGTGTCGGCGCCGGACTGGCGGTGTGCGGGCGTGTGTCGCTGCGGCGCAGCCTCGCCGACCGGCGGCTGCTGCTCTACGGGCTCGGCTGCGGGGGCCTGCTGAATGCGCCCTTCGCGCTGCAGATCATGTTCGCGGCCCATATTCCGGCGGCGGTGCTGGCGATCGTGTTCTCCACCGCGCCGTTCTGCAATTATGTGCTCGCGCTGGCGACGGGGCGCGACCGGCTGCAGCCGCATCGGGTGCTCGCCCTGCTGGCCGGGCTCGCCTCCAGTGTGGTGCTGGTCGTCACGCGCGACCACGCGGAGGGCGGCGGCTTTTCTTTGTGGACGCTGGCGGCCTTTTCCTGCCCCGTGCTGTTCGCGGTCTACAACTGGTTCACCGCGCATCGCTGGCCGCCGCATGTGAGCGTCTACCAGGCGGGCATGGCGGAATCCTTCGCCTCCGCGCTTTTCGCGCTGCCGGTCCTGCTGATCGCAGCCCCGCCCTGGGCGATGGCGCTGCCGAGCCTGTCGAGCTACGGCCTGGTCGGCTTCCTCGCCGTGATGTGGGTCGCCGAGCGCATCGTCTATTACACGCTCATCCGCGACAGGGGGCCGGTCTATACGGCGCAGAGCATCTATGTCGCCGCGCCGGCAGGCGTCCTCTATGGGATGGCGTTCTTCCAGGAACGGCCCGACATCTGGCTCTGGATCAGCCTGGTCCTGGTCATATCGGCGCTCTGGCTCAACAATGCGCGGCCGGGGGCGAAGCCCGCCCGGGCGGACGGGGCCTCCCCGGGGCCGGGCCGGCCCGCGTCCGCCGGAGGGGCTGGCGCGGGCGTGACGGAGGCCGAGGTCAGTCCTTCTGCCTGA
- a CDS encoding DUF1013 domain-containing protein yields MSTAPLMPKATAVWLVENTGLTFDQIADFCKLHPLEVKGIADGEVAAGIKGQDPIVANQLTRDEIQRGERDQHYRLKLAESKVKIAVAKVKKGPRYTPVSRRQDRPNAILWLVKNHPELKDAQIMRLVGTTKTTIAAIRERTHWNTQQLAPADPVMLGLCSQIDLDFEVGRASKDRPAEPESATLLPAEITTGPVDRSPRVDDNPFASLSGSSRHVEDEDKLDLNSVFGKLKGIRQKD; encoded by the coding sequence ATGTCGACCGCCCCGCTGATGCCAAAGGCCACCGCTGTCTGGCTGGTTGAAAACACCGGCCTCACCTTCGACCAGATCGCCGACTTCTGCAAACTCCACCCGCTCGAGGTCAAGGGCATTGCGGATGGCGAGGTCGCGGCCGGCATCAAGGGCCAGGACCCGATCGTCGCCAACCAGCTGACGCGCGATGAGATCCAGCGCGGCGAGCGTGACCAGCATTATCGGCTGAAGCTCGCCGAATCCAAGGTCAAGATCGCCGTCGCCAAGGTCAAGAAGGGCCCGCGCTACACGCCGGTATCCCGGCGCCAGGACCGCCCCAACGCCATCCTCTGGCTGGTGAAGAACCATCCGGAACTGAAGGATGCGCAGATCATGCGGCTGGTCGGCACCACCAAGACCACCATCGCCGCCATCCGCGAGCGCACCCATTGGAACACCCAGCAACTGGCGCCGGCAGACCCCGTCATGCTCGGCCTTTGCTCGCAGATCGACCTCGATTTCGAAGTCGGGCGCGCCTCGAAGGACCGCCCGGCCGAGCCGGAAAGCGCGACGCTGCTGCCGGCGGAGATCACCACCGGGCCGGTCGACCGCTCGCCCCGCGTGGACGACAATCCCTTCGCCTCGCTTTCCGGCTCCTCGCGTCACGTCGAGGACGAGGACAAGCTCGACCTCAACAGCGTCTTCGGCAAGCTGAAGGGCATCAGGCAGAAGGACTGA
- a CDS encoding DUF1444 family protein encodes MRLGRRTFVGALVVGGMMMVLPRALAQPGGDGSFRDEVAEVLRRRRPALRFTLPAGPETIVVGSAHIYTGNLQRDVEGLGGAAREQAILHFIDRLTRDWKNGETSTGSWRLDKERLRIQIAPAAYRNLSVELLSRDFTPQNIIVYALDETLSYILVTREMVTSWGVDPGLVHAAAVAGLDRLSEKTSIAVSRPAGGPGAYAVLAAGDGYDAARLLAPRFMQRLRKALADTVIVGIPGRDRLVAWTPDCAARAMLAAHVETDSESLSHPLTGALFVAGPGGVRLATAAETAAQHG; translated from the coding sequence ATGAGGCTTGGACGCCGGACGTTCGTCGGGGCGCTCGTGGTGGGGGGCATGATGATGGTGTTGCCGAGGGCGCTCGCGCAGCCGGGCGGGGACGGCAGCTTTCGCGACGAGGTCGCCGAGGTGCTGCGCCGTCGCCGACCGGCCCTGCGTTTCACCTTGCCGGCGGGTCCCGAGACGATCGTCGTCGGTTCGGCCCACATCTATACAGGCAACCTGCAGCGCGACGTCGAGGGGCTGGGCGGGGCCGCGCGGGAGCAGGCCATCCTCCACTTCATCGACCGGTTGACCCGCGACTGGAAGAACGGAGAAACGTCGACCGGAAGCTGGCGGCTGGACAAGGAGCGGCTCCGGATCCAGATCGCGCCGGCGGCGTACCGCAATCTGTCGGTCGAGCTTCTGTCCCGGGATTTCACCCCGCAGAACATCATCGTCTATGCGCTGGACGAGACCCTGTCCTATATTCTCGTCACGCGGGAGATGGTGACCTCCTGGGGCGTCGACCCTGGGCTCGTCCACGCGGCCGCCGTCGCCGGGCTCGACAGGCTGTCCGAGAAGACATCGATCGCGGTCAGCCGGCCGGCCGGCGGTCCCGGCGCCTATGCGGTCCTTGCGGCGGGGGATGGTTATGATGCGGCCCGCCTGCTGGCGCCGCGCTTCATGCAGCGGTTGCGCAAAGCGTTGGCGGATACCGTCATCGTCGGCATTCCCGGCCGCGATCGCCTGGTGGCGTGGACGCCCGACTGCGCCGCCCGCGCCATGCTTGCCGCCCATGTCGAAACGGACAGCGAATCGCTCTCCCATCCGCTGACCGGCGCGCTCTTCGTCGCCGGTCCCGGCGGCGTGCGGCTCGCCACGGCGGCGGAGACGGCGGCCCAGCATGGCTAA
- a CDS encoding DUF1192 domain-containing protein, translating into MTLFDDEPRRPPAQHQIGQDLSALSLHELDERIELLKAEIARLEEARKRKAASLSAASAFFKTGK; encoded by the coding sequence ATGACGCTTTTCGACGACGAGCCGCGCCGGCCGCCGGCCCAGCATCAGATCGGGCAGGATCTTTCCGCGCTCTCGCTGCACGAGCTCGACGAGCGGATCGAGCTGCTCAAGGCCGAGATCGCCAGGCTGGAGGAGGCCAGGAAACGCAAGGCCGCCTCGCTGTCCGCGGCGAGCGCCTTCTTCAAGACAGGCAAGTGA
- the rpmE gene encoding 50S ribosomal protein L31, with product MKADIHPNYHKIKVLMTDGTEFFTHSTWGKEGDTLQLDIDPKSHPAWTGGSQQLLDRAGRVSKFNQRFAGINFKR from the coding sequence ATGAAGGCCGACATTCATCCGAACTACCACAAGATCAAGGTGCTCATGACCGACGGCACCGAGTTCTTCACCCACTCGACGTGGGGCAAGGAAGGCGACACGCTGCAGCTCGACATCGATCCGAAGTCGCATCCGGCCTGGACCGGCGGTTCGCAGCAGCTCCTCGACCGCGCCGGCCGCGTCTCCAAGTTCAACCAGCGTTTCGCCGGCATCAACTTCAAGCGTTGA
- the mgtE gene encoding magnesium transporter: MEDLAEKHADAADRDILALCLQQEHVADIVELLNEQDIEEQARVLIHLPDDKAVEVLDQPNLDDPAGLIEALPTERALKLLSGMSSDRVADVFRYMNDPPRADLLRQLDAETRTSLEKVLSYPVDSAGALMTTEFVSVPASWTVEQTLDHIRRVERTRETIYSVYVLDPKTRQLLKAVALRRLITADPKASVLSAARFDKPITVSPTADREEVARLISKYDLLAVPVVDESWHVIGIVTVDDIIDAIVAEGTEDAQKFGGMEALDEPYNTIGFWAMIKKRAGWLCILFLSEMLTASAMQHFSDELDRAAVLTLFIPLVMSSGGNSGSQATSLLIRAIALGEVKLRDWWKVALRELPTGICLGAILGILGVLRITVWQTAGFFDYGTHWILVAFTIATALTAIVTFGSLTGSMLPFALKKCGLDPASASAPFVATLVDVTGLVIYFSVALLILKGTLL; encoded by the coding sequence ATGGAAGACCTGGCCGAAAAGCATGCCGATGCTGCCGATCGCGATATTCTCGCGCTGTGCCTGCAGCAGGAACATGTCGCTGACATCGTCGAACTCCTCAACGAACAGGATATCGAGGAGCAGGCGCGCGTCCTCATCCACCTGCCGGACGACAAGGCCGTCGAAGTTCTCGACCAGCCCAATCTCGACGATCCCGCGGGCCTGATCGAGGCGCTGCCGACCGAACGGGCGCTCAAGCTGCTTTCCGGCATGTCGTCCGACCGCGTGGCGGACGTCTTCCGCTATATGAACGACCCGCCGCGCGCCGACCTGCTGCGCCAGCTCGACGCGGAGACCCGGACATCGCTGGAGAAGGTGCTGTCCTATCCGGTGGACAGCGCCGGCGCGCTGATGACCACCGAATTCGTCTCCGTGCCCGCCTCCTGGACCGTCGAGCAGACGCTCGACCATATCCGGCGCGTGGAGCGCACGCGCGAGACGATCTACTCGGTCTATGTGCTCGATCCCAAGACGCGCCAGCTTCTCAAGGCCGTGGCGCTGCGCCGCCTGATCACCGCCGATCCCAAGGCCTCTGTCCTCTCGGCGGCCCGCTTCGACAAGCCGATCACCGTCTCGCCCACGGCCGACCGCGAGGAAGTGGCACGGCTGATCTCGAAATACGACCTGCTGGCGGTGCCGGTGGTCGACGAAAGCTGGCACGTCATCGGCATCGTCACCGTCGACGACATCATCGACGCCATCGTGGCCGAAGGCACCGAGGACGCCCAGAAGTTCGGCGGCATGGAAGCGCTCGACGAGCCCTACAACACCATCGGCTTCTGGGCGATGATCAAGAAGCGCGCCGGCTGGCTGTGCATCCTCTTCCTCTCGGAAATGCTGACCGCCAGCGCCATGCAGCATTTCTCCGACGAACTCGACAGAGCCGCCGTGCTCACCCTCTTCATCCCGCTGGTGATGTCCTCGGGCGGCAATTCCGGTTCCCAGGCGACGTCGCTGCTCATCCGCGCCATCGCGCTCGGCGAGGTCAAGCTGCGCGACTGGTGGAAGGTCGCCCTGCGCGAACTGCCGACGGGCATCTGCCTCGGCGCCATCCTCGGCATCCTCGGCGTGCTGCGCATCACCGTCTGGCAGACGGCCGGCTTCTTCGACTACGGCACGCATTGGATCCTCGTCGCCTTCACCATCGCCACGGCGCTGACGGCGATCGTCACCTTCGGCTCGCTGACGGGCTCGATGCTGCCTTTCGCGCTCAAGAAATGCGGCCTCGATCCGGCCAGTGCCTCGGCGCCCTTCGTCGCGACGCTGGTCGACGTCACCGGCCTGGTGATCTACTTCTCGGTCGCCCTCCTCATCCTGAAGGGGACGCTGCTCTAG